In Halorhabdus tiamatea SARL4B, a genomic segment contains:
- a CDS encoding ATP-dependent DNA helicase, whose protein sequence is MASDPDYARFFPYDEPYDHQREAIEGIGDALDEGSDVLLEGATGTGKTLAALTPALEFARRTEKTVVITTNVHQQMRQFVEDARAITRQEPIRAAVFRGKGSMCHIDVGYEECQALRETTRDLVDSEAEQADLERRQRELLDASQEGDSEAAEARSAVMDELESVAEEVETLKEEQATCDHYYRNLTTDTDEFYAWLYDDVRTPDQVYEYAERQGLCGYELLKEGIDGVDLVICNYHHLLDPFIREQFFRWLGRDPEDVIAVFDEAHNVEDAAREHARRTLAEPTLERALEELEDVDDPRAGPAGNVLETILTALRETYDDALGFGERETVDEEWTDLAIDNDDRRDDLTLSILQNYTGQGVHEDLEAAVALGQALDQQYEDAYKDGETSVRKECPTLQAATFFDGWFEDGEQTGLYPVVSVRREEGNGDLYGRAELYTAIPERVTRTLFDDLYASVLMSATLRPFDVTEAVLGLEDPETMAYGPQFPEERRRTYAVDVPSLFSSRRDDPELQDTVASVVEDTVRLTPGNTLAFFPSYSEAERYHDAVDVEATKYLDEPGTRAQELRETFTDGDDGVLFTSLWGTLGEGVSYDGDDARTVLVVGVPYPYLDDRMDAVQDAYDATFDAEEAGWRYAVEIPTIRKTRQAMGRVVRSPADFGARVLVDRRYTEKAEIESPEYAVRGTFPPVERGEMIDVEPEKLKFGLLNFYADMDAYDGEPPEP, encoded by the coding sequence GTGGCGTCCGACCCGGACTACGCGCGGTTCTTTCCCTACGACGAGCCATACGACCACCAGCGCGAGGCCATCGAGGGGATCGGCGACGCCTTAGATGAGGGGTCGGACGTCTTGCTGGAGGGCGCAACGGGGACGGGCAAGACCCTCGCGGCCCTGACGCCGGCCCTGGAGTTCGCCCGCCGGACGGAGAAGACCGTCGTGATCACGACCAACGTCCACCAGCAGATGCGCCAGTTCGTCGAAGATGCGCGGGCGATCACTCGCCAGGAACCCATCCGCGCGGCCGTCTTCCGCGGGAAAGGGTCGATGTGTCACATCGACGTGGGCTACGAGGAATGCCAGGCGTTGCGGGAGACGACCCGCGATCTCGTCGACAGCGAGGCCGAACAGGCAGACCTCGAGCGTCGCCAGCGAGAACTCCTGGACGCGAGTCAAGAAGGGGACAGCGAGGCTGCCGAAGCACGCTCAGCGGTCATGGACGAACTGGAGTCGGTCGCCGAGGAGGTGGAGACGCTCAAAGAGGAGCAGGCGACCTGCGACCACTACTATCGGAATCTCACGACCGATACCGACGAGTTCTACGCGTGGCTGTACGACGACGTTCGGACGCCCGATCAGGTCTACGAGTACGCCGAACGCCAGGGACTCTGTGGGTACGAGCTCCTGAAAGAGGGGATCGACGGCGTCGATCTGGTCATCTGTAACTACCATCACCTGCTGGATCCGTTCATCCGCGAGCAGTTCTTCCGGTGGCTCGGCCGTGACCCCGAGGACGTGATCGCGGTCTTCGACGAGGCCCACAACGTCGAGGATGCGGCCCGCGAACACGCCCGTCGGACGCTGGCTGAGCCGACGCTCGAACGCGCACTCGAGGAACTCGAAGACGTGGACGACCCCCGCGCCGGCCCGGCGGGCAACGTCCTCGAAACGATCCTGACCGCCCTCCGGGAGACGTACGATGACGCACTCGGGTTCGGCGAGCGCGAGACCGTCGACGAGGAATGGACTGACCTCGCAATCGACAACGACGACCGACGAGACGACCTCACGCTTTCGATCCTGCAAAATTACACCGGCCAGGGCGTCCACGAGGATCTGGAGGCGGCCGTCGCGCTCGGGCAGGCCCTCGACCAGCAGTACGAGGACGCCTACAAGGACGGCGAGACGAGTGTCCGCAAGGAGTGTCCCACCCTCCAGGCAGCCACCTTTTTCGACGGGTGGTTCGAGGACGGCGAGCAGACCGGACTCTACCCCGTCGTGAGCGTCCGCCGCGAAGAGGGTAACGGCGACCTCTACGGTCGGGCGGAACTCTACACGGCGATCCCCGAGCGCGTGACGCGAACGTTGTTCGACGATCTCTACGCGTCGGTCCTGATGAGTGCGACCCTGCGCCCCTTCGACGTGACCGAGGCCGTCCTGGGCCTGGAGGACCCGGAGACGATGGCCTACGGCCCCCAGTTTCCCGAGGAGCGCCGCCGGACCTACGCCGTCGACGTCCCGTCGCTGTTTTCCAGCCGGCGGGACGACCCCGAACTCCAGGATACCGTGGCGAGCGTCGTCGAGGACACCGTCCGGCTGACGCCGGGGAACACCCTCGCCTTCTTCCCGAGTTACAGCGAGGCCGAGCGCTACCACGACGCCGTCGACGTCGAGGCGACGAAATACCTCGACGAACCGGGGACCCGCGCCCAAGAACTGCGCGAGACCTTCACCGACGGTGACGACGGCGTCCTCTTCACCTCGCTGTGGGGCACCCTCGGCGAGGGCGTGAGTTACGACGGCGACGACGCCCGGACGGTCCTGGTCGTCGGCGTCCCCTATCCCTACCTCGACGATCGGATGGACGCCGTCCAGGACGCCTACGACGCGACCTTCGACGCCGAGGAGGCCGGGTGGCGCTACGCCGTCGAGATCCCGACGATCCGCAAGACTCGACAGGCGATGGGCCGAGTCGTCCGCTCGCCGGCGGATTTCGGCGCGCGGGTACTGGTCGACCGGCGCTATACCGAAAAAGCCGAAATCGAGTCGCCGGAGTACGCCGTCCGGGGCACCTTCCCGCCGGTCGAGCGCGGCGAGATGATCGACGTCGAGCCGGAGAAACTCAAGTTCGGATTGCTCAACTTCTACGCCGACATGGACGCCTACGACGGCGAGCCACCGGAACCCTGA
- the idsA3 gene encoding geranylfarnesyl diphosphate synthase, with the protein MTDTVDSRAVMEAIEWRREQVNDAIPENLPVVEPKKLYEASRYLLDAGGKRLRPTILLLAAESIADVPTRSEPYREFPTAEGPIDMMSAAVSIEIIQSFTLIHDDIMDDDDMRRGVPAVHREFDLSTAILAGDTLYAKAFENMLETGSTGDRSVRALSELATTCTQICEGQSMDIEFETVEAVTTEDYLEMVELKTAVLYAAAASIPAILMGEDDYVDPLYQYGLNIGRGFQIQDDLLDLTTPSEKLGKQRGSDLVENKRTIITVHARHQGVDVESLVPTDDVEAVDEATIDDAVAELEDAGSIDFARETAEGLIQDGKENLEVLPDNEARDLLEGIADFLIEREY; encoded by the coding sequence ATGACGGACACTGTCGACTCGCGGGCGGTCATGGAGGCCATCGAGTGGCGACGCGAGCAGGTCAACGACGCCATCCCGGAGAACCTCCCGGTCGTCGAACCCAAGAAGCTGTATGAAGCCTCGCGGTACTTGCTCGACGCCGGCGGCAAGCGACTCCGGCCGACGATCCTGTTGCTCGCCGCGGAGTCCATCGCCGACGTCCCCACGCGCAGCGAGCCGTATCGGGAGTTCCCGACCGCGGAGGGACCGATCGACATGATGTCCGCGGCGGTGAGCATCGAGATCATCCAGTCGTTTACGCTCATCCACGACGACATCATGGACGACGACGACATGCGTCGCGGGGTTCCGGCGGTCCACCGAGAGTTCGACCTCTCGACGGCGATTCTGGCCGGTGACACGCTTTACGCGAAGGCCTTCGAAAACATGCTCGAGACCGGCTCGACCGGCGATCGGTCCGTCCGGGCGCTGTCGGAACTCGCGACGACCTGTACCCAGATCTGTGAGGGCCAGTCGATGGACATCGAGTTCGAGACCGTCGAGGCGGTCACGACCGAGGACTACCTCGAGATGGTCGAACTCAAGACTGCGGTGCTGTACGCCGCCGCGGCGTCCATTCCTGCCATTTTGATGGGCGAAGACGACTACGTCGATCCGCTCTATCAGTACGGACTCAACATCGGGCGTGGCTTCCAGATCCAGGACGACCTGCTGGACCTGACGACGCCCAGCGAGAAACTCGGCAAGCAACGCGGCAGCGACCTCGTCGAGAACAAGCGGACGATCATCACCGTCCACGCCCGCCACCAGGGCGTCGACGTGGAGTCGCTCGTCCCGACCGACGACGTCGAGGCGGTCGACGAGGCGACCATCGACGACGCCGTCGCCGAACTCGAGGACGCCGGCAGCATCGACTTCGCCCGCGAGACGGCCGAGGGTCTCATCCAGGACGGCAAGGAGAATCTGGAAGTTCTCCCCGACAACGAGGCGCGTGACCTGCTCGAGGGTATCGCGGACTTCCTGATCGAACGCGAGTACTGA
- a CDS encoding ABC transporter ATP-binding protein gives MAQAAVTVSDLAKRYGDVQALRGVSFSVEPGEIYGLVGPNGAGKSTTLRTLATLLTVGSGDVSVFGADVESEPNEVRKRIRYLPEDAGSYDNLTGRQYLEFVADFYGDDPDELVERGVEIADLDDRIESKTSEYSKGMTRKLLLASTIMTEPDLAILDEPTSGLDVENARAIREIVKQFPGANRSVLLSSHNMLEVEYLCDRIGLLNEGEIVAEGPPAELVERYGVENLEEAFLEAVA, from the coding sequence ATGGCACAAGCCGCTGTGACGGTCTCCGACCTGGCGAAGCGATACGGCGACGTACAGGCCCTCCGCGGCGTCTCCTTTTCGGTCGAACCCGGCGAGATCTACGGGCTCGTCGGGCCCAACGGCGCGGGCAAGAGCACCACGCTCCGGACGCTCGCGACGCTGTTGACCGTCGGGAGCGGCGACGTGAGCGTCTTCGGTGCCGACGTCGAAAGCGAGCCCAACGAGGTCCGAAAGCGCATCCGGTATCTCCCCGAGGACGCCGGCTCGTACGACAACCTGACCGGTCGGCAGTACCTCGAATTCGTCGCGGACTTCTACGGCGACGATCCCGACGAACTCGTCGAGCGAGGTGTCGAAATCGCCGATCTTGACGATCGCATCGAGAGCAAGACCAGCGAGTACTCAAAGGGGATGACCCGCAAGCTCCTGCTTGCGAGTACGATCATGACCGAGCCCGATCTGGCGATTCTGGACGAGCCCACGTCGGGGCTGGACGTCGAGAACGCCCGGGCGATCCGGGAGATCGTCAAGCAGTTCCCGGGTGCCAACCGGAGCGTCCTCCTGTCTAGTCACAACATGCTCGAAGTCGAGTACCTCTGTGACCGGATCGGGTTGCTCAACGAGGGCGAGATCGTCGCCGAGGGGCCGCCCGCCGAACTCGTCGAACGCTACGGCGTCGAGAACCTAGAGGAGGCCTTCCTGGAGGCGGTCGCATGA
- a CDS encoding glutamate--tRNA ligase has translation MDEDLRERVAEAAEADALFNALKHDSDAQVGAIMGPLMGENPEFREHGDEIPGVIAPVVERVNDLSTAEKRERLDEIAPERIEELDAEEETDEQALPDLPNVEDYDEVRMRVAPNPNGPWHIGHARMAAVVGSYKDRYDGYFVCRFDDTDPETKRPDLDAYDEILDAIEYLGFTPNRVLKASDRLETYYGYARDLIDLGGAYTCSCPGEAFSELKNDGEACPHREKDPETVHEEFDAMVDGEYDPGEMVLRVKTDIEHKNPALRDWVAFRLIDTPHPREEAAEYRCWPMLDFQSGIDDHLTGITHIIRGIDLQDSAKRQGFVYDYFDWEYPEVVHWGHVQVEAYDVPMSTSTIKERIEAGDLDGWDDPRAPTIASLRLRGIRGEAIVDAMAELGTSTSNVDLAMSAVYATNRELIDDDADRAFFVRDGVEMDLSGGPERGQPPVHPDHEERGKRTIPVGGAVLVEDDDLPPEGERVWLKGYGCVRRTGEAAFEHTDDDIDVVREGDVDVIHWVPATTSVPARLRTTDGDVTGHVEPGLLGYEEEEMVQFVRIGFARLDAVPEASDPMDVGEDDELVAYFAHP, from the coding sequence ATGGACGAAGACCTTCGCGAGCGCGTCGCGGAAGCCGCCGAGGCCGACGCGCTGTTCAACGCCTTGAAACACGACAGCGACGCCCAGGTCGGGGCCATCATGGGCCCGTTGATGGGCGAGAACCCGGAGTTCCGGGAGCACGGCGACGAGATCCCCGGCGTCATCGCACCGGTCGTCGAACGCGTCAACGACCTGTCGACCGCCGAGAAACGCGAGCGACTCGACGAGATCGCCCCCGAGCGCATCGAGGAACTCGACGCCGAGGAGGAAACAGACGAGCAGGCGCTGCCCGACCTCCCCAACGTCGAGGACTACGACGAGGTCCGGATGCGCGTCGCACCCAATCCCAACGGTCCCTGGCACATCGGCCACGCGCGGATGGCCGCAGTCGTGGGATCGTACAAGGACCGCTACGACGGGTATTTCGTCTGTCGGTTCGACGACACCGACCCCGAGACCAAGCGTCCGGACCTCGACGCCTACGACGAGATTCTCGACGCGATCGAGTACCTCGGGTTCACGCCGAACCGCGTCCTGAAGGCCAGCGACCGCCTGGAGACCTACTACGGGTACGCCCGCGACCTCATCGACCTCGGCGGGGCCTACACCTGCTCGTGTCCCGGCGAGGCGTTCTCCGAACTGAAGAACGACGGTGAGGCCTGCCCCCACCGCGAGAAAGACCCCGAGACCGTCCACGAGGAGTTCGACGCGATGGTCGACGGCGAGTACGACCCCGGCGAGATGGTCCTGCGGGTAAAGACCGACATCGAACACAAGAACCCCGCGCTGCGTGACTGGGTGGCCTTCCGGCTTATCGACACGCCACATCCACGCGAGGAAGCCGCCGAGTACCGGTGCTGGCCCATGCTCGACTTCCAGAGCGGAATCGACGACCACCTCACCGGGATCACCCACATCATCCGGGGAATCGACCTCCAGGACTCCGCAAAGCGCCAGGGATTCGTCTACGATTACTTCGACTGGGAGTACCCCGAGGTCGTCCACTGGGGCCACGTGCAGGTCGAGGCCTACGACGTTCCGATGTCGACCTCGACGATCAAGGAACGCATCGAGGCCGGCGACCTCGACGGGTGGGACGACCCACGGGCCCCGACGATCGCCAGCCTCCGGCTGCGGGGCATTCGCGGGGAAGCCATCGTCGACGCGATGGCCGAACTCGGGACCTCGACTAGCAACGTCGACCTGGCGATGTCTGCCGTCTACGCGACCAACCGCGAGTTGATCGACGACGACGCCGACCGGGCCTTCTTCGTCCGGGACGGCGTCGAGATGGACCTCTCGGGTGGGCCCGAACGTGGTCAGCCGCCGGTCCACCCCGACCACGAGGAACGGGGCAAGCGAACGATCCCGGTCGGCGGTGCGGTACTGGTCGAAGACGACGACCTGCCGCCGGAGGGAGAGCGTGTCTGGCTGAAGGGATACGGCTGTGTCCGCCGGACAGGCGAGGCGGCGTTCGAGCACACCGACGACGACATAGACGTCGTTCGTGAGGGCGACGTGGACGTGATCCACTGGGTGCCGGCGACGACGAGTGTCCCCGCCCGACTCCGGACGACCGACGGTGACGTCACCGGCCACGTCGAACCGGGGCTGCTCGGCTACGAAGAAGAGGAGATGGTCCAGTTCGTTCGTATCGGCTTTGCGCGTCTCGACGCGGTTCCCGAGGCGAGTGATCCGATGGATGTCGGCGAGGACGACGAATTGGTCGCGTACTTCGCGCACCCCTGA
- a CDS encoding type II toxin-antitoxin system VapC family toxin: protein MARVVVDSNVLIAARLSNDQDHDRGRSISRAIDRNELPTAYVPSNVFEEVLNYLQTRAGHDIAIETLDALVESGGYELSYTPKADFNAGRSIFRTYDGLSLTDAIIVATMQRQDVEYLYSFDDDFDAVEGITGTTARLVGRSEADGHHSV from the coding sequence ATGGCCCGGGTCGTTGTCGACTCGAACGTTCTCATTGCGGCCCGACTATCGAACGATCAAGACCACGATCGGGGGCGTTCGATCTCACGTGCGATCGATCGAAACGAGTTGCCAACTGCGTACGTTCCCAGCAACGTCTTCGAAGAGGTGCTCAACTATCTACAGACGCGTGCTGGCCACGATATCGCGATTGAGACGCTCGATGCATTGGTGGAGAGCGGTGGCTACGAACTGTCGTATACGCCGAAGGCCGATTTCAACGCAGGTCGATCGATATTCCGAACATATGATGGGCTTTCACTGACCGACGCGATCATCGTTGCCACGATGCAGCGCCAGGACGTCGAGTATCTCTATTCGTTCGACGACGACTTCGATGCCGTTGAGGGAATTACCGGGACGACAGCACGACTGGTCGGACGATCCGAAGCTGACGGACACCACTCCGTGTGA
- a CDS encoding ATP-binding protein encodes MTEGFVDRADELDFLRDAVRSDGFELILLYGRRRVGKTELAKAVLEEHDGIYHVVVEEEGSKQRESLVASISQSVSSYTPAVADWEDVFEWFVSVADGEVLVIDEFPRLIAEDDSIPSRFQKFVDEYLQTTDITLILTGSSIGMMEDLMAYENPLYGRRTGQIDLRAFSFRDAVPLLPGEFEDQIQFFSVFGGIPFYLDQIDPEKALMENVRDRICDRNAVLNQEPRMLVKQEFRSPARYLSILESVASGKTRPKRIADDTDIPLQSISKYLAKLESIRLLEHTKPVTSRNTRSRDGIYTLGDHFFEFWYRFIYPNMSDVVRDPDAFVESLDLRQFVGRQFEDICREVIDAEANYPKIGSWWYEEDEIDVVALDEDRDRILFGEAKWRSTEVGSSELERLRAKSERVRWRSDQREERFALFSKRGFTDNLREEAADGDVALYDLDRIERVFTASR; translated from the coding sequence ATGACCGAGGGGTTCGTGGACAGGGCGGACGAACTGGACTTCCTGCGTGACGCAGTCCGTTCGGACGGCTTCGAGTTGATCCTCCTGTATGGACGACGGAGAGTGGGGAAGACGGAACTAGCGAAGGCGGTCCTCGAAGAGCATGACGGGATCTACCACGTCGTCGTCGAGGAAGAAGGAAGCAAACAGCGGGAGAGCCTCGTCGCATCCATCTCACAATCCGTCTCGAGCTACACGCCGGCCGTGGCGGACTGGGAAGACGTCTTCGAGTGGTTCGTCTCCGTCGCCGACGGGGAAGTTCTGGTGATCGACGAGTTCCCGCGACTGATCGCGGAGGACGATTCGATCCCCTCGCGGTTTCAGAAGTTCGTCGACGAGTACCTGCAGACGACCGACATCACACTCATCCTGACCGGGTCTTCTATCGGGATGATGGAAGACCTGATGGCCTACGAGAACCCGCTCTATGGGAGACGGACGGGCCAGATCGACCTCCGGGCGTTTAGTTTCCGGGACGCCGTGCCGCTGTTGCCGGGCGAGTTTGAGGACCAGATACAGTTTTTCAGCGTATTCGGTGGAATTCCGTTCTATCTCGACCAGATCGATCCAGAGAAGGCGCTGATGGAGAACGTCCGGGATCGAATCTGTGATCGGAACGCGGTATTGAATCAGGAGCCACGAATGCTGGTGAAACAGGAGTTCAGAAGTCCAGCCCGATATCTGTCGATTCTCGAGTCCGTGGCCTCGGGAAAGACGAGACCGAAACGGATCGCCGACGACACCGACATCCCGCTTCAGAGTATCTCGAAGTACCTCGCCAAACTCGAGTCGATCCGCCTGCTGGAACACACGAAACCGGTCACGTCCAGAAACACGCGATCCCGGGACGGCATCTACACGCTCGGCGATCATTTCTTCGAATTCTGGTATCGGTTCATCTACCCGAACATGTCTGACGTCGTCCGTGATCCGGACGCATTCGTTGAGAGTCTCGACCTGCGTCAGTTCGTCGGGAGACAGTTTGAAGATATCTGTCGGGAAGTCATCGACGCTGAGGCGAACTACCCGAAGATCGGTAGCTGGTGGTACGAGGAGGACGAGATCGATGTCGTCGCGCTGGACGAGGATCGCGATCGCATTCTCTTTGGTGAGGCGAAGTGGCGATCGACGGAAGTCGGATCGAGTGAACTCGAGCGGTTGCGAGCCAAGTCGGAACGAGTCAGGTGGCGATCCGACCAGCGGGAGGAACGGTTTGCCCTGTTCTCGAAGCGTGGGTTCACTGACAACCTCCGGGAGGAAGCGGCCGACGGAGACGTCGCACTATACGATCTTGACCGGATCGAACGTGTCTTCACGGCTTCGAGATAA
- a CDS encoding AbrB/MazE/SpoVT family DNA-binding domain-containing protein: protein MSRGVEDETTVNGRGSVTVPASVRRSADIEAGDKLRWTVTVTALWKS from the coding sequence ATGTCCAGGGGAGTCGAGGACGAAACGACGGTGAACGGGAGGGGTTCCGTTACCGTACCGGCTTCCGTCCGTCGCAGTGCGGACATCGAAGCCGGCGACAAGTTACGGTGGACTGTCACCGTAACCGCTCTGTGGAAGTCGTGA
- a CDS encoding aldo/keto reductase: MEYTTLGSTGMEVSQLCLGAMSFGSEEPWMLDEDESREIIERAIDLGVNFFDTANAYSAGESEEILGDVLSEYDRDEQVVATKVRFPVGEDTPNASGLSRKTIQQELDASLERLGMDTIDLYQTHRVDPNTPPETTLRALDDAVREGKVRHVGTSSMFAHQLTERLRTSEREGLVSYETMQNHYHLAYREEEREMLPLTEKENMGVIPWGPLGQGFLTRPIDELEATERGDPENFHNPTDEYTRGGGREINERVEELADEYGVTMAQIALAWQYQNEYVTAPIVGTTSVEHLEDAVEAMEIDLSESDVEYLEEPYEPQPIVGHE, from the coding sequence ATGGAATACACCACACTCGGATCGACCGGAATGGAAGTCAGTCAGCTCTGTCTCGGGGCCATGAGCTTCGGCAGTGAGGAGCCCTGGATGCTCGACGAGGACGAGAGCCGAGAGATCATCGAGCGGGCGATCGACCTGGGCGTGAACTTCTTCGATACCGCGAACGCCTACTCGGCGGGCGAGAGCGAGGAGATCCTGGGCGACGTCCTCTCGGAATACGACCGCGACGAGCAGGTCGTCGCGACGAAGGTCCGCTTCCCCGTCGGTGAGGACACGCCCAACGCGTCGGGACTCTCCCGGAAGACGATCCAGCAAGAACTCGACGCGAGCCTGGAACGACTCGGCATGGACACGATCGACCTGTATCAGACCCACCGGGTCGATCCCAACACCCCGCCGGAGACGACCCTGCGGGCACTCGATGATGCTGTTCGAGAGGGGAAGGTCCGCCACGTCGGGACCTCCTCGATGTTCGCCCACCAGCTGACAGAGCGCCTCCGGACCAGCGAGCGTGAGGGTCTCGTGAGCTACGAGACGATGCAGAACCACTACCACCTGGCCTATCGCGAGGAGGAACGCGAGATGCTCCCCCTGACAGAGAAGGAGAACATGGGCGTCATCCCGTGGGGACCACTCGGCCAGGGGTTCCTGACGCGCCCCATCGACGAACTCGAGGCGACCGAACGCGGCGACCCCGAGAACTTCCACAACCCGACAGACGAGTACACTCGCGGCGGGGGTCGCGAGATCAACGAGCGCGTCGAGGAACTCGCCGACGAGTACGGCGTCACGATGGCCCAGATCGCGCTAGCCTGGCAGTATCAAAACGAGTACGTCACTGCGCCCATCGTCGGGACGACCAGCGTCGAGCACTTAGAGGACGCCGTCGAGGCCATGGAGATCGATCTCTCGGAATCGGACGTCGAGTACCTCGAGGAACCCTACGAGCCACAGCCGATCGTCGGCCACGAGTGA
- a CDS encoding Hsp20/alpha crystallin family protein has translation MPSKPNPFDEIERMFDRMSDQFEALDPTEVAGTVAGSAGGITVDVVDEGDRFVVTADVPGYESDDIDVTLPDATTLRISAERTDATESEHGEPEEGVFVRRERRRTATSRTVSLPEPVEEDGTTASYQHGVLTVELPKERPADDDGHTIPIE, from the coding sequence ATGCCTTCGAAACCCAATCCTTTCGACGAGATCGAGCGGATGTTCGACCGGATGAGCGACCAGTTCGAGGCCCTGGATCCGACCGAGGTCGCCGGGACGGTCGCCGGTTCGGCCGGCGGAATCACGGTCGACGTCGTCGACGAGGGAGACCGATTCGTCGTCACGGCCGACGTGCCGGGCTACGAGAGCGACGACATCGACGTGACGCTGCCGGACGCGACGACGCTACGGATCAGCGCCGAGCGTACCGACGCGACCGAGTCCGAGCACGGCGAGCCCGAGGAGGGCGTGTTCGTCCGGCGCGAGCGTCGCCGGACGGCGACGAGCCGGACTGTCTCGCTACCCGAACCCGTCGAAGAAGACGGAACCACCGCGAGCTATCAGCACGGCGTCCTCACGGTCGAACTCCCGAAAGAACGGCCGGCGGATGACGATGGTCACACGATCCCGATCGAGTGA
- a CDS encoding ABC transporter permease, giving the protein MNHFLRLLWKETRELLRPRYLLPILLIPVMFVALGQGIGGIEDGVDEQPSIGILNADDGEYGDLVNASLSQNASVVYYAESGEPSAAVETVSGEGGDALIVIPDGFTERIRERTAGSVGVHSVVRSLSLSGITSSAQIDGQIQRAGTVLTLNVTGTTPAMLNPIRPEYTTYLEDKTLENTSPGALSGSFATQFIFIPVVIMFVIIFSGQMVINSMGAEKENKTLETLLTMPVKRSTIVAAKLIGSASIGLLGAALYTVSIYYYQSSFTDGAASAALSLGVVDYAIVGVSLFLSLVGVLALALILGVFAGDRQGAQMLLFPISILAIVPMFATMFTDVAQLSLPIRALLLAIPFTHPAIAPKRLLLNDTTMVFGGIVYEAIFAVAMIWLAIRVFNSDRLITGSSGRIGQWLSRLQQ; this is encoded by the coding sequence ATGAACCACTTCCTGCGGCTCCTCTGGAAGGAAACCCGCGAGCTCCTCCGGCCGCGGTACCTCCTGCCGATCCTGCTGATCCCGGTCATGTTCGTCGCGCTAGGCCAGGGGATCGGCGGGATCGAAGACGGGGTAGACGAACAGCCCTCGATCGGGATTCTCAACGCGGACGACGGTGAGTACGGCGACCTCGTCAACGCCTCGCTCTCCCAGAACGCCTCGGTCGTCTACTACGCCGAGTCAGGCGAGCCATCGGCGGCGGTCGAGACGGTATCCGGGGAGGGTGGTGACGCGTTGATCGTCATCCCCGATGGCTTCACCGAGCGGATACGCGAGCGGACGGCCGGCAGCGTCGGCGTCCACTCGGTCGTTCGCTCACTCAGCCTCTCGGGAATCACCTCCTCGGCGCAGATCGACGGGCAGATCCAGCGGGCGGGCACCGTCCTCACGCTGAACGTCACGGGGACGACGCCCGCGATGCTCAACCCGATCCGGCCGGAGTACACGACCTATCTCGAGGACAAGACCCTCGAAAACACCTCGCCAGGGGCACTCTCAGGAAGCTTCGCCACGCAGTTCATCTTCATTCCCGTGGTGATCATGTTCGTCATCATCTTCTCCGGCCAGATGGTGATCAACTCGATGGGGGCCGAAAAGGAGAACAAGACCCTCGAAACCCTGCTGACGATGCCGGTCAAACGCTCGACGATCGTCGCCGCCAAACTCATCGGCAGCGCCTCGATCGGGTTGCTCGGCGCGGCGTTGTACACCGTCTCGATCTACTACTACCAGTCGTCGTTCACCGACGGCGCGGCGAGTGCGGCACTCAGCCTGGGGGTGGTTGACTACGCGATCGTCGGCGTCTCGCTGTTCCTCTCGCTGGTCGGTGTCCTGGCACTGGCGCTCATTCTGGGCGTCTTCGCCGGCGACCGTCAGGGCGCGCAGATGTTGCTGTTCCCCATCTCGATTCTGGCGATCGTGCCGATGTTCGCGACGATGTTCACCGACGTCGCCCAGCTGTCGCTGCCGATCCGGGCGCTCCTGCTCGCGATCCCCTTTACCCACCCCGCGATCGCACCCAAACGACTCCTGTTGAACGATACGACGATGGTGTTCGGCGGGATCGTCTACGAGGCGATCTTCGCTGTCGCCATGATCTGGCTCGCGATCCGTGTGTTCAACTCCGATCGCCTGATCACGGGGAGTTCAGGTCGGATCGGGCAGTGGCTGAGTCGCCTCCAGCAGTAG